Proteins encoded within one genomic window of Etheostoma cragini isolate CJK2018 chromosome 21, CSU_Ecrag_1.0, whole genome shotgun sequence:
- the LOC117936540 gene encoding testis-expressed protein 47, with protein sequence MASSQKIKSFSWRNDDEESRMTMFDVCHGEVREKIVLQRLIVIARLPPDADPTELGAYYEKLNFQLSKQYIWDHMTGLLLIYPSCLLHVVESSREVLVSVLKDLKDMQQQPAGTLLEAAKVVFMTHNPPNRLFQQWSYKVLSADLGTEVTKGHDEEDEHTETLVCTVLSALQNLGERLKISKAVPGSGLEKSPEVSQFVENVSQDVVNNLLAREELMTPQQHLQMFNSPLNISMDFGQVMRSGCLTTV encoded by the exons ATGGCTAGTTCACAGAAAATCAAAAGCTTTTCTTGGCGAAACGACGACGAGGAGAGCAGAATGACCATGTTTGATGTGTGTCACGGGGAAGTGAGAGAG AAGATCGTGCTACAGCGGCTGATTGTGATTGCTCGGCTCCCCCCCGACGCTGACCCGACAGAACTGGGAG CTTATTATGAAAAACTCAACTTTCAGCTAAGCAAACAGTACATATGGGATCACATGACGGGCCTGCTGTTAATTTATCCATCCTGTCTTCTGCATGTTGTTGAA TCATCCAGGGAGGTCCTGGTTTCTGTTTTGAAAGACCTTAAAGACATGCAACAACAGCCAGCCGG GACCTTGCTGGAAGCTGCCAAGGTTGTGTTCATGACACATAACCCTCCAAACAGGCTGTTCCAACAGTGGAGCTACAAG GTGCTCAGTGCAGACCTGGGGACGGAGGTGACTAAGGGACACGATGAAGAAGACGAGCACACAGAGACTCTGGTTTGCACTGTCCTGTCAGCGCTGCAGAACCTGGGCGAACGTCTTAAAATATCCAAG GCTGTTCCTGGGTCAGGGCTGGAGAAGTCTCCGGAGGTCTCTCAGTTTGTTGAGAATGTCTCTCAGGACGTTGTCAATAACCTTTTGGCTCGAGAGGAGCTCATGACTCCGCAACAACACCTCCAGATGTTCAACTCCCCATTAAACATCAGCATGGACTTTG GACAAGTCATGCGAAGCGGCTGCCTCACTACAGTTTAA